GTTTTGAGAGCAGCGTCATTTACTGCTTTATCGTCCTTAACAACCAGACGAAGGCGTGTGATACAAGCATCGACGCTGACAATGTTATCTTCTCCGCCGATGTTGGAGAGAACCTTCGCTGCTTTCGTATCACCGCTTGACGCTGGACCGTCAGCAACCTCATTAATTTCAGTCTCTTCGCTTTCGTCCTCACGGCCCGGTGTTTTCAGGTTCAGCTTCACGATCAGTATTCTGAACAACAGATAATACACCACCGCAAAAGCAAGACCAACTGGAATGAGCAGGAGCGGGTTCGTGGACAGCGGATAGTTAATCAAATAGTCGATCAGTCCCGCTGAGAAACCGAATCCGAGCTTCACGTCAAGCGCATACATGATAAACCCTGAGACACCTGCCAGGACGGCGTGAATAATGTAGAGTACAGGAGCTACGAACATGAATGCAAATTCGAGGGGTTCCGTGATCCCTGTCAGGAACGAAGCAACCGCCGTTCCGATAAAGATGGAAGCAACCATCTGGCGTTTTTCCTTTTTCGCTGTATGAATGATCGCCAGCGCGGCTGCTGGAAGCCCGAACATCATAATTGGGAAGAAGCCTGTCATGAACATGCCCGCTGTTTTATCACCGGCAAAGAATCGATACAAGTCACCGTGAATGACTTTGCCTGCAGCATCCGTGAAGTCCCCGATCTGGAACCAGACGATGGAGTTAATAATATGGTGAAGCCCGAATGGTACAATCAAACGGTTTGCAAGTATGTGGATCGCACTTCCTATGCCTCCGAGCCCAACGATCCAGCGGCCGAATGTATCCAGCACTTCCTGAACAGGACCCCAAATAATACCGAATACAATACCCAGTACAACCATGGTTATCGCGGTAACCATCGGAACAAAGCGTTTGCCGCCGAAGAAGCCTAGCCAATCCGGTAGCTTGATGTTATGGTACTTGTTGTAGAGGAATGCAGAGATCATACCAACAATGATACCGCCCAGTACGCCCATATTCAGTTCTGCATCCGGGCTCATGATGGTTGAGAAAGCTGTCGGTACTTTGCTCAATACATTCATCAGAATAATATGCCCGATGACGGCTGATAACGCCGCTACCGCGTCCCCTGCCAATCCAATGGCAACGCCCACCGCAAATATCAATGGCAGATTATCAAATATCGTGGTTCCCCCTGCATCCAGGAATGGAGCAATGTAATGATTCAGGAACCAGCCTACCTTATCACCCAGGTGGAAATCTTTGACATAATCGATGTTCCCGAATCTCATCAGGATGGCCGCTGCAGGCAATGTTGCTACAGGCAGCATGAGTGACTTACCGATTTTTTGTAAAAATGCCAACATGTGATTCAATCCCTTCAACTTCATTTTTTTTCGACTTGGAATCGTTTACATCTCCAGCCATTTTAATTGCACACCAGCAGTGCTACCCCTGAACCGAAACTAACTTCTCATCCTCACTTTCTTGAGGGAAAACGTAGCTGTGTACCGACGTGGACAAGCAAAAAAGCCAAGGACAATAGTCTACTTAATATAGACCAATTATCCTTGGCTCATGCCCACTAATGCGGTAACACGCCGTTCTCATATTCATTTATGCTGTTATCTTAATTCACGACTTCCTGTTTTGTCAATAACCAATAATTCAATCAATCGCCTATGGAATTGAATTATTTCAATTCTATGGTCAAGACAGGATCCTGGCCGGACACGACATTACCCGTCTGACCATCAACCTTGGAAGCTACCTCATCGGCATTGGTCACAATAACCGGGGTAATCGTCGGATAACCTGCGGCTTGGATTGCAGCCATGTCGAATTCGATGAGCGTCTGACCCGACTTCACCTGATCACCCGCTTGAACATGGCTTGTGAAACCTTCGCCTTTCAAGCCAACTGTATTAATCCCGATGTGGAATAAATATTGCAGACCAGTCGCCGGATCCTCCAGCATCACGGCATGTTTGGACTTGATGACATGCGCAACCGTCCCGTCAAATGGCGCAATTAATTTGCCCTCGGAAGGCTCGATGGCTATGCCTTTGCCCATATGACCAGCAGCAAATGCCTCATCGGGCACTTGCGATAAAGGCACAGCTGTACCTGACAAAGGTGCTGTGAGTTGAATAGCAGTAGCTGTTTTTTTCTTTTTCCAACGATCAAACATGTTAAGATTCCTCCCTGGGTTGATTCTTTTGTTGTAGTCGCCCTGTAAAAAGCCGATATAGATGCATCGCTAGAAAGCAAACCTCCGCTTCAGGTACTTTCTTGCCGAGTTCTTTCTCCATCATGCCTGCAAGGCGCGTAGCCAGACCATATTCATTCGTGAACTTGGAGCGGATCTGGTCCGCAAATGGATTATCCACATGGATTTCTTGATTCAACATACGGTCTACCGAGAACCTCAAATGCATCAGAAGACGGACGTAATCCATGCTTCCCCGGTCAAAAGCGACCTGTCGTTCCTCTTCTATATACCTTACCAGGTTTCCCACCACATTCGATGCCTTGACCAGATGGCCTACGGGCACATGGCTGACGGCCGAATACACATGGTAGGTTAAGAAGCCGATCTCATCCTCCGGAACATCGATATCGAAGGCCTGGCCGATCAAAACCGCTGCCTTGGCTGCGATATCATATTCTTTTGGGAAGCTGATCCGGGTTTCTTCAAGGAAAGGATTAATAATATCCATGTCTT
Above is a window of Paenibacillus sp. FSL K6-1330 DNA encoding:
- the nagE gene encoding N-acetylglucosamine-specific PTS transporter subunit IIBC produces the protein MLAFLQKIGKSLMLPVATLPAAAILMRFGNIDYVKDFHLGDKVGWFLNHYIAPFLDAGGTTIFDNLPLIFAVGVAIGLAGDAVAALSAVIGHIILMNVLSKVPTAFSTIMSPDAELNMGVLGGIIVGMISAFLYNKYHNIKLPDWLGFFGGKRFVPMVTAITMVVLGIVFGIIWGPVQEVLDTFGRWIVGLGGIGSAIHILANRLIVPFGLHHIINSIVWFQIGDFTDAAGKVIHGDLYRFFAGDKTAGMFMTGFFPIMMFGLPAAALAIIHTAKKEKRQMVASIFIGTAVASFLTGITEPLEFAFMFVAPVLYIIHAVLAGVSGFIMYALDVKLGFGFSAGLIDYLINYPLSTNPLLLIPVGLAFAVVYYLLFRILIVKLNLKTPGREDESEETEINEVADGPASSGDTKAAKVLSNIGGEDNIVSVDACITRLRLVVKDDKAVNDAALKTLGASGVMRLGKGAVQIVFGPQSEQLKDEIKDIMKK
- a CDS encoding PTS glucose transporter subunit IIA — protein: MFDRWKKKKTATAIQLTAPLSGTAVPLSQVPDEAFAAGHMGKGIAIEPSEGKLIAPFDGTVAHVIKSKHAVMLEDPATGLQYLFHIGINTVGLKGEGFTSHVQAGDQVKSGQTLIEFDMAAIQAAGYPTITPVIVTNADEVASKVDGQTGNVVSGQDPVLTIELK
- a CDS encoding PRD domain-containing protein, whose protein sequence is MSGIELFTVVRVIGNNVVMVTGGKKESEYVILGKGIGFGAKAGGTIASDDKRIEKLFRLEDREQWSQAHHLLEEFDPLVMEITDQILNLIGQEFPGTLNDKVYLALPSHIQFTIYRIRKDMDIINPFLEETRISFPKEYDIAAKAAVLIGQAFDIDVPEDEIGFLTYHVYSAVSHVPVGHLVKASNVVGNLVRYIEEERQVAFDRGSMDYVRLLMHLRFSVDRMLNQEIHVDNPFADQIRSKFTNEYGLATRLAGMMEKELGKKVPEAEVCFLAMHLYRLFTGRLQQKNQPREES